A window of Pseudomonas monteilii contains these coding sequences:
- a CDS encoding phosphate ABC transporter permease: MNDLANSTMTQNSPPVRIDFNTPELQRKRRLRALKDRFTRWYVLVGGLAVLAAITLIFFYLAYVVLPLFQGAELTSKKALTPTWLQQDAGKPLMIALEEQNLVGMRVSDKGQVLFFDTKTGEALKRVDLPLPAGTQVTSIGADQPGSPLVVLGLSNGQALVFNHSYKITYPDNKKTIDSLVGYPYGETPFTLDEQGRALDHVSLNVNGETLVLAGSTGAHLQVLSLTREENMMTGEVSTEQDRIDLPQMTEAVKALYVDPRQQWLYVINGRANADVFSLRDKSLNGRYKLLEDGTAEITASTQLVGGISLILGDSKGGLAQWFMARDPDGEQRFKQIRTFQMGSAPVVQIDAEERRKGFIALDSAGQLGVFHSTAHRTLLVEPVADGAGILALSPRANRILIEEGGQLLPLSLRNPHPEVSMSALWGKVWYENYDEPKYVWQSTASNTDFEPKLSLSPLTFGTLKAAFYAMILAAPLAIAAAIYTAYFMAPGMRRKVKPVIELMEAMPTVILGFFAGLFLAPYLEGHLPGVFSLFLMLPVGILLAGFIWSRLPESLRLRVPDGWEAAILIPVILFTGWLALSMSPFLETWFFGGDMRLWITNDLGITYDQRNALVVGIAMGFAVIPNIYSIAEDAVFSVPRSLTLGSLALGATPWQTLTRVVILTASPGIFSALMIGMGRAVGETMIVLMATGNTPVMEMNLFEGMRTLAANVAVEMPESEVGGSHYRVLFLAALVLLMFTFVMNTLAELIRQRLRKKYSSL, encoded by the coding sequence ATGAATGATCTGGCCAACTCCACCATGACCCAAAATTCTCCTCCTGTGCGGATTGATTTCAATACGCCCGAGCTGCAACGCAAGCGCCGTCTGCGCGCCCTCAAGGACCGCTTCACGCGCTGGTACGTGCTGGTCGGCGGGCTTGCCGTACTGGCGGCCATCACCTTGATCTTCTTCTACCTGGCCTACGTGGTGCTGCCCCTGTTCCAGGGCGCCGAGCTGACCAGCAAGAAGGCCCTGACGCCCACCTGGCTGCAGCAGGATGCCGGCAAGCCGCTGATGATCGCCCTCGAAGAGCAGAACCTGGTGGGGATGCGCGTTTCCGACAAGGGCCAGGTGCTGTTCTTCGACACCAAGACCGGCGAGGCGCTCAAGCGCGTGGACCTGCCCCTGCCGGCCGGTACCCAGGTCACCTCCATCGGTGCCGACCAGCCGGGTAGTCCGCTGGTGGTGCTCGGCCTGTCCAACGGCCAGGCGCTGGTGTTCAACCACAGCTACAAGATCACTTACCCCGACAACAAGAAGACCATCGACTCGCTGGTCGGCTACCCCTATGGCGAGACGCCGTTCACCCTGGACGAGCAAGGCCGCGCCCTGGACCACGTGAGCCTGAACGTGAACGGCGAGACCCTGGTGCTGGCCGGCTCCACCGGTGCGCACCTGCAGGTGCTGTCGCTGACCCGCGAAGAGAACATGATGACCGGCGAGGTCAGCACCGAACAGGACCGTATCGATCTGCCGCAGATGACCGAGGCGGTCAAGGCGCTGTACGTCGACCCGCGTCAGCAGTGGCTGTACGTGATCAACGGCCGGGCCAACGCCGACGTCTTCAGCCTGCGTGACAAGAGCCTCAACGGTCGCTACAAGCTGCTCGAGGACGGCACTGCCGAAATCACGGCCAGCACCCAGCTGGTCGGCGGCATCTCGCTGATTCTCGGCGACTCCAAAGGTGGCCTGGCCCAGTGGTTCATGGCCCGCGACCCGGACGGCGAACAGCGCTTCAAGCAGATCCGCACCTTCCAGATGGGCAGCGCACCGGTCGTGCAGATCGATGCCGAAGAGCGCCGCAAGGGCTTCATCGCCCTCGACAGCGCCGGCCAGCTCGGCGTCTTCCACAGCACCGCCCACCGCACCCTGCTGGTCGAGCCGGTGGCCGACGGTGCAGGCATCCTGGCGCTCTCGCCACGGGCCAACCGCATCCTGATCGAAGAGGGCGGCCAGCTGCTGCCCCTGAGCCTGCGCAACCCGCACCCTGAAGTGTCGATGAGCGCGCTGTGGGGCAAGGTTTGGTACGAGAACTACGACGAACCCAAGTACGTCTGGCAGTCGACTGCGTCCAACACCGACTTCGAGCCCAAGCTCAGCCTGTCGCCGCTCACCTTCGGCACCCTGAAGGCCGCCTTCTACGCGATGATCCTGGCAGCACCGCTGGCCATCGCCGCCGCCATCTACACCGCCTACTTCATGGCGCCGGGCATGCGCCGCAAGGTCAAGCCGGTGATCGAACTAATGGAAGCGATGCCGACGGTGATCCTGGGCTTCTTCGCCGGCCTGTTCCTGGCGCCCTACCTCGAGGGTCATCTGCCAGGGGTGTTCAGCCTGTTCCTGATGCTGCCGGTCGGCATCCTGCTGGCCGGTTTCATCTGGAGTCGCCTGCCGGAGTCGTTGCGCCTGCGTGTCCCAGATGGCTGGGAAGCGGCGATCCTGATCCCGGTGATCCTCTTCACCGGCTGGCTGGCGCTGTCCATGAGCCCGTTCCTCGAGACCTGGTTCTTCGGCGGCGACATGCGCCTGTGGATCACCAACGACCTGGGGATCACCTACGACCAGCGCAACGCTCTGGTGGTCGGCATCGCCATGGGCTTCGCGGTCATCCCGAACATCTACTCGATCGCCGAGGACGCCGTGTTCAGCGTACCGCGCAGCCTCACCCTGGGCTCGCTGGCGCTGGGTGCCACGCCGTGGCAGACCTTGACCCGCGTGGTCATCCTGACCGCCAGCCCGGGCATCTTCTCGGCGCTGATGATCGGCATGGGCCGGGCGGTCGGGGAAACCATGATCGTGCTGATGGCCACCGGCAACACGCCGGTGATGGAGATGAACCTGTTCGAAGGCATGCGCACCCTGGCCGCCAACGTCGCGGTGGAGATGCCCGAGTCGGAAGTCGGCGGCAGTCACTACCGCGTGCTGTTCCTCGCCGCGCTGGTGCTGCTGATGTTCACCTTCGTGATGAACACCTTGGCCGAGCTGATTCGCCAGCGTCTGCGCAAGAAATACTCGTCGCTTTGA
- a CDS encoding phosphate-binding protein: MKLKRLMAALTFAAAGVATANAVAAVDPAIPTYTKTTGVSGNLSSVGSDTLANLMTLWAEAYKKEYPNVNIQIQAAGSSTAPPALTEGTANLGPMSRKMKDVELQAFEQKYGYKPTAIPVAVDALAVFVHKDNPIKGLTMAQVDAIFSSTRLCGAKSDVKTWGDLGVTGDLANKPVQLFGRNSVSGTYGYFKEEALCKGDFKPNVNEQPGSASVVQSISSSLNGIGYSGIGYKTASVKTVPLAKKEGGEFIEDNETNALNGKYPLSRFLYVYVNKAPNKPLAPLEAEFVKLVLSQAGQQVVVKDGYIPLPSKVVDKTLADLGLSHAGNVAKQ; encoded by the coding sequence ATGAAACTGAAGCGTTTGATGGCGGCCCTGACATTCGCTGCCGCTGGCGTCGCCACTGCCAACGCGGTTGCCGCTGTCGATCCTGCGATCCCGACCTACACCAAGACCACCGGTGTATCGGGCAACCTCTCCAGCGTCGGTTCCGACACCCTCGCGAACTTGATGACCCTGTGGGCTGAGGCCTACAAGAAGGAATACCCGAACGTCAACATCCAGATCCAGGCCGCAGGCTCCTCCACCGCGCCACCCGCGCTGACCGAAGGCACCGCCAACCTCGGCCCGATGAGCCGCAAGATGAAGGACGTCGAGCTGCAGGCGTTCGAGCAGAAGTACGGTTACAAGCCCACCGCCATCCCGGTGGCCGTCGACGCCCTGGCCGTGTTCGTGCACAAGGACAACCCAATCAAAGGCCTGACCATGGCGCAGGTCGACGCGATCTTCTCGTCCACCCGCCTGTGCGGCGCCAAGAGCGACGTCAAGACCTGGGGTGATCTGGGCGTGACCGGCGACCTGGCCAACAAGCCAGTGCAGCTGTTCGGCCGCAACTCGGTGTCCGGCACCTATGGCTACTTCAAGGAAGAAGCCCTGTGCAAAGGCGACTTCAAGCCCAACGTCAACGAACAGCCGGGTTCGGCCTCGGTGGTGCAGTCGATCAGCAGTTCGCTGAACGGCATCGGCTATTCGGGCATCGGTTACAAGACCGCCAGCGTCAAGACCGTGCCCCTGGCCAAGAAGGAAGGTGGCGAGTTCATCGAAGACAACGAGACCAACGCCCTGAACGGCAAGTACCCGCTGTCGCGCTTCCTCTACGTCTACGTCAACAAGGCCCCGAACAAGCCACTGGCACCGCTGGAGGCCGAGTTCGTCAAGCTGGTGCTGTCGCAGGCTGGCCAGCAGGTCGTGGTCAAGGACGGCTACATCCCGCTGCCGTCCAAGGTGGTCGACAAGACCTTGGCCGACCTGGGCCTGTCCCACGCCGGCAACGTCGCCAAGCAATGA
- a CDS encoding phosphate ABC transporter permease translates to MKKDSLKGWFKSGAPGVWISGGAVAIAVIMTVGLLAVIAVRGLGHFWPADIVQATYKVPGQADHVVIGEVVQAEEVPRARLKGAGLPVPDEGPEFMTRELIKIGNRDLNGNDFSWVVGEWLVDLQKPADLMALERREWGNFYGYLVSVKEDGRVVAEGSAAWAELQTRLKRASQLADELQSLEKSDIGAINHGLERLRLHGRKLELDGKLDAAAQADMDAERAELNSRYQAIEERLGALHRDFARDALVARDGNGREVEINLSKVVHAYQPNGMSTLTKLSTYFSKVWEFLSDDPREANTEGGIFPAIFGTVMMTLIMAVIVTPFGVLAAVYLREYARQGPVTRLIRIAVNNLAGVPAIVYGVFGLGFFVYVLGGSIDRLFFPEALPAPTLGTPGLLWASLTLALLAVPVVIVATEEGLARIPRTVREGSLALGATKAETLWKIVLPMASPAMMTGMILAVARAAGEVAPLMLVGVVKLAPSLPLDGNYPYLHLDQKIMHLGFHIYDVGFQSPNVEAARPLVYATALLLVLVIATLNLSAVWIRNHLREKYKALDS, encoded by the coding sequence GTGAAAAAGGATTCCCTCAAGGGCTGGTTCAAGAGCGGCGCTCCCGGCGTCTGGATCAGCGGTGGCGCCGTCGCCATCGCGGTGATCATGACCGTGGGCCTGCTAGCCGTGATCGCCGTGCGTGGCCTGGGCCACTTCTGGCCTGCCGACATCGTCCAGGCCACCTACAAGGTGCCTGGCCAGGCTGACCACGTGGTGATCGGCGAGGTGGTACAGGCCGAAGAAGTCCCCCGTGCCCGACTCAAGGGCGCAGGCTTGCCGGTCCCGGACGAAGGCCCGGAATTCATGACCCGCGAGCTGATCAAGATCGGCAACCGCGACCTCAACGGCAACGATTTCAGCTGGGTCGTCGGCGAATGGCTGGTGGACCTGCAGAAGCCTGCCGACCTCATGGCCCTGGAGCGGCGCGAGTGGGGCAACTTCTACGGCTACCTGGTCAGCGTCAAGGAAGACGGTCGCGTGGTCGCCGAAGGGTCGGCCGCCTGGGCCGAGCTGCAGACCCGGCTCAAGCGGGCCAGCCAGTTGGCCGACGAGCTGCAGAGCCTCGAGAAGTCCGACATCGGCGCCATCAACCACGGCCTGGAGCGCCTGCGTCTTCACGGCCGCAAGCTGGAGCTCGATGGCAAGCTCGATGCCGCCGCCCAGGCCGACATGGACGCCGAGCGCGCCGAACTCAACAGCCGCTACCAGGCGATCGAGGAACGACTCGGCGCTCTGCACCGGGACTTCGCCCGCGATGCCCTGGTGGCTCGCGATGGCAATGGCCGCGAGGTGGAGATCAACCTGAGCAAGGTGGTGCATGCCTACCAGCCCAACGGCATGTCCACGCTGACCAAGCTGAGCACCTATTTCAGCAAGGTCTGGGAATTCCTCAGCGACGACCCGCGCGAGGCCAACACCGAGGGCGGGATCTTCCCGGCCATCTTCGGCACCGTGATGATGACCCTGATCATGGCGGTGATCGTGACGCCGTTCGGCGTCCTGGCGGCCGTCTACCTGCGCGAGTACGCTCGCCAGGGCCCGGTCACACGCCTGATCCGCATCGCCGTGAACAACCTGGCCGGTGTACCGGCGATCGTCTATGGCGTGTTCGGCCTGGGCTTCTTCGTCTACGTGCTGGGCGGCTCCATCGACCGGCTGTTCTTCCCCGAAGCCCTGCCGGCACCGACCCTCGGTACGCCAGGATTGCTCTGGGCGTCGCTGACCCTGGCACTGCTGGCCGTGCCGGTGGTGATCGTGGCCACCGAGGAAGGCCTGGCGCGTATTCCGCGCACGGTCCGTGAAGGCTCCCTGGCGCTAGGCGCGACCAAGGCCGAAACGCTGTGGAAGATCGTCCTGCCCATGGCCAGCCCGGCCATGATGACCGGCATGATCCTCGCCGTGGCCCGTGCGGCAGGCGAAGTGGCACCACTGATGCTGGTGGGTGTGGTGAAACTGGCACCGTCGTTGCCACTCGATGGCAACTACCCGTACCTGCACCTGGACCAGAAGATCATGCACCTGGGCTTCCACATCTACGACGTCGGCTTCCAGAGCCCTAACGTCGAGGCGGCGCGACCGCTGGTCTACGCCACCGCCCTGCTGCTGGTGCTGGTGATCGCCACCTTGAACCTGTCGGCGGTCTGGATTCGCAACCACCTGCGTGAAAAGTACAAGGCACTCGATAGCTGA
- a CDS encoding N5-carboxyaminoimidazole ribonucleotide mutase — MSALVGVIMGSKSDWSTLSHTADMLERLGIPYEVKVVSAHRTPDLLFQYAEEAEGRGIEVIIAGAGGAAHLPGMCAAKTHLPVLGVPVQSSMLSGVDSLLSIVQMPAGVPVATLAIGKAGAINAALLSASILGARYPEYHAALKQFRSEQTETVLDNPDPRQA; from the coding sequence ATGAGTGCACTGGTTGGCGTGATCATGGGCTCCAAGTCCGATTGGTCCACCCTTAGCCACACCGCCGATATGCTGGAACGGCTCGGCATTCCCTACGAGGTGAAGGTGGTCTCCGCCCACCGTACCCCGGACCTGTTGTTCCAGTATGCCGAGGAGGCCGAGGGCCGCGGTATCGAGGTGATCATCGCCGGTGCTGGCGGCGCCGCCCACCTGCCGGGCATGTGCGCGGCCAAGACCCACCTGCCGGTGCTGGGCGTGCCGGTGCAGTCGTCCATGCTCTCGGGCGTCGACTCGCTGCTGTCGATCGTGCAGATGCCTGCAGGCGTGCCGGTCGCCACCCTGGCCATCGGCAAGGCAGGCGCGATCAATGCCGCGCTGCTGTCGGCGAGCATCCTGGGCGCCCGCTACCCTGAGTATCACGCAGCGCTCAAGCAGTTCCGCAGCGAGCAGACCGAAACCGTCCTGGACAATCCGGACCCGCGTCAGGCCTGA
- a CDS encoding 5-(carboxyamino)imidazole ribonucleotide synthase (With PurE catalyzes the conversion of aminoimidazole ribonucleotide to carboxyaminoimidazole ribonucleotide in the de novo purine nucleotide biosynthetic pathway) encodes MKIGVIGGGQLGRMLALAGTPLGLEFTFLDPAVDACAAPLGQHLLAGYDDQDALRRLADAVDLVTFEFESVPAETVAFLSQFVPVYPGAEALRIARDRLFEKSLFRDLGIPTPAFADIHSQADLQAAVASIGLPAVLKTRTLGYDGKGQKVLRSEQDVVGTFAELGEVPCLLEGFVPFTGEVSLIAVRARDGETRFYPLVHNTHDSGILRLSVASQAHPLQGLAEDYVGRVLKALDYVGVMAFEFFEVDGGLKANEIAPRVHNSGHWTIEGAESSQFENHLRAIAGLPLGSTAKVGESAMLNFIGEVPPVASVVSIDGCHVHHYGKAFKAGRKVGHATLRCADLPTLKARIADVEALIAG; translated from the coding sequence ATGAAGATCGGTGTAATCGGTGGCGGCCAGTTGGGCCGCATGCTGGCCCTGGCGGGAACGCCGCTGGGCCTGGAGTTCACCTTCCTCGACCCGGCCGTCGACGCCTGTGCCGCCCCCCTGGGCCAGCACCTGCTGGCCGGTTACGATGACCAGGACGCGCTGCGTCGCCTGGCCGACGCGGTCGACCTGGTGACGTTCGAGTTCGAGAGCGTGCCGGCCGAGACGGTCGCGTTCCTGTCGCAGTTCGTGCCGGTCTATCCAGGCGCCGAGGCGCTGCGCATCGCCCGCGATCGCCTGTTCGAGAAAAGCCTTTTCCGCGACCTGGGCATCCCCACCCCGGCGTTCGCCGACATCCACTCCCAGGCCGACCTCCAGGCGGCGGTAGCCAGCATTGGCCTGCCGGCGGTGCTCAAGACCCGCACGCTGGGGTATGACGGCAAGGGCCAGAAGGTCCTGCGCAGCGAACAGGATGTCGTCGGCACCTTCGCCGAGCTGGGCGAAGTGCCCTGCCTGCTCGAGGGCTTCGTGCCGTTCACCGGCGAAGTGTCGCTGATCGCCGTGCGCGCGCGCGATGGCGAGACGCGCTTCTATCCCCTGGTTCACAACACCCACGACAGCGGCATCCTCCGCCTGTCGGTGGCCAGCCAGGCGCACCCCTTGCAGGGGCTGGCCGAGGACTATGTCGGCCGGGTTCTGAAGGCGTTGGACTACGTCGGCGTGATGGCTTTCGAGTTCTTCGAGGTCGATGGCGGCCTCAAGGCCAACGAGATCGCCCCGCGGGTGCACAACTCCGGGCACTGGACCATCGAGGGCGCCGAGAGCAGCCAGTTCGAGAACCACCTGCGCGCCATCGCCGGCCTGCCGCTGGGTTCGACCGCCAAGGTCGGCGAAAGCGCCATGCTCAACTTCATCGGCGAGGTGCCTCCGGTGGCCAGCGTCGTGTCGATCGATGGCTGCCATGTGCACCACTACGGCAAGGCCTTCAAGGCCGGTCGCAAAGTGGGCCATGCCACGCTGCGCTGCGCCGACCTGCCGACGCTGAAGGCCCGTATCGCCGACGTCGAGGCGTTGATCGCCGGCTAA
- a CDS encoding transglycosylase produces the protein MGIIGTIFIGLIVGLLARFLKPGDDSMGWIMTILLGIAGSLVATYGGQALGIYQAGQAAGFFGALIGAIVLLVIYGFIKKR, from the coding sequence ATGGGTATCATCGGCACCATCTTCATCGGCCTCATCGTTGGCCTGCTGGCACGCTTCCTGAAACCAGGCGACGACAGCATGGGCTGGATCATGACCATTCTGCTGGGCATCGCCGGTTCGCTAGTCGCCACCTACGGCGGTCAGGCGCTGGGCATCTACCAGGCAGGCCAGGCCGCTGGCTTCTTCGGCGCACTGATCGGCGCCATCGTGCTGCTGGTCATCTACGGTTTCATCAAGAAGCGTTGA
- a CDS encoding phosphate ABC transporter ATP-binding protein: MQHDTHSRGIDMSALGRDKQGLRLADETVAIEVPGLSLFYGDKQALFDVAMNIPKQRVTAFIGPSGCGKSTLLRTFNRMNDLVDGCRVEGAINLYGNNIYRKGEDVAELRRRVGMVFQKPNPFPKTIYENVVYGLRIQGINKKRTLDEAVEWALKGAALWDEVKDRLHDSALGLSGGQQQRLVIARTIAVEPEVLLLDEPCSALDPISTLKVEELIYELKSKYTIVIVTHNMQQAARVSDYTAFMYMGKLVEFGDTDTLFTNPAKKQTEDYITGRYG, from the coding sequence ATGCAACACGACACGCATTCCCGCGGCATCGACATGAGTGCGCTGGGCCGCGACAAGCAAGGCCTGCGCCTGGCCGACGAGACGGTGGCCATCGAGGTCCCGGGCCTGAGCCTGTTCTACGGGGACAAGCAGGCCCTGTTCGATGTCGCGATGAACATTCCCAAGCAGCGTGTGACGGCCTTCATCGGCCCGTCCGGCTGCGGCAAGTCGACCCTGCTGCGCACCTTCAACCGCATGAACGACCTGGTCGACGGTTGCCGGGTCGAGGGCGCGATCAACCTGTACGGCAACAACATCTATCGCAAGGGCGAGGACGTCGCCGAGCTGCGCCGCCGGGTGGGCATGGTCTTCCAGAAGCCCAACCCGTTCCCCAAGACCATCTATGAGAACGTGGTCTACGGCCTGCGCATCCAGGGCATCAACAAGAAGCGTACCCTCGACGAAGCCGTCGAGTGGGCGCTCAAGGGCGCGGCGCTGTGGGACGAGGTCAAGGACCGCCTGCACGACTCGGCCCTGGGCCTGTCCGGTGGTCAGCAGCAGCGTCTGGTCATCGCCCGTACCATCGCCGTGGAGCCGGAAGTCCTGCTGCTCGACGAACCCTGCTCGGCGCTGGACCCGATCTCCACGCTCAAGGTCGAGGAGCTGATCTACGAGCTCAAGTCCAAGTACACCATCGTCATCGTCACCCACAACATGCAGCAGGCCGCGCGCGTCTCCGACTACACCGCGTTCATGTACATGGGCAAGCTGGTAGAGTTCGGCGACACCGACACGCTGTTCACCAACCCGGCCAAGAAGCAGACCGAAGACTACATCACGGGGCGTTATGGCTAG
- a CDS encoding acyl-CoA thioesterase, with product MIELEQEDPIPQGDLALQITALPRETNGFGDIFGGWLVAQMDLAGTAMASRVAGGRVATVAIDRMAFLVPVAVGAQLSFYTQTQDIGRSSIRMMVEVWSDDPLSSEWRKVTEAVFVFVAIDGSGRTRSVPRR from the coding sequence ATGATTGAGCTCGAACAAGAAGATCCTATCCCGCAAGGCGACCTGGCTTTGCAGATCACCGCGCTGCCGCGCGAAACCAACGGCTTCGGCGACATCTTCGGCGGTTGGCTGGTCGCCCAGATGGACCTGGCAGGCACGGCGATGGCCAGCCGGGTCGCCGGTGGCCGGGTCGCCACGGTGGCGATCGATCGGATGGCGTTCCTGGTACCGGTCGCCGTGGGCGCGCAGCTGTCGTTCTATACCCAGACCCAGGACATCGGGCGCAGCTCGATTCGCATGATGGTCGAAGTGTGGAGCGACGATCCGTTGTCCAGCGAATGGCGCAAGGTGACCGAAGCAGTCTTCGTCTTCGTCGCCATCGATGGCAGCGGCCGCACACGCTCCGTTCCGCGTCGCTAG
- a CDS encoding D-hexose-6-phosphate mutarotase has translation MMDHTVETLRLGDLDCWRLTTGNAELVIARQGAQVLRYRQGDEPPVVWLSEEALFHTGKSVRGGIPVCWPWFGNLQRNPQAVQAMYHGTEAPAHGLARTREWQSAGIEATEHGVRMTLHLPQAESELPGWPHPMRLTLTVDLAHDLRLTLTSHNLGQDDVTFSQALHSYLAVSDVRQVHVEGVDGLDYVETLADWETRRQQGALSFTGETDRIYLEAPEHLAIVDSAWKRRLSLHTTGSRSAVIWNPWTERARALPDMADEGWQGMLCIETANAWDDTVTLAPGQQHALSVRFTCETL, from the coding sequence ATGATGGATCACACGGTCGAAACCCTGCGGCTCGGCGACCTCGACTGCTGGCGCCTCACCACCGGCAATGCCGAGCTGGTGATCGCCCGCCAAGGCGCCCAGGTACTGCGCTACCGCCAGGGCGATGAACCGCCGGTGGTGTGGCTGAGCGAAGAAGCCCTGTTCCACACGGGCAAGTCGGTACGCGGTGGTATCCCGGTGTGCTGGCCCTGGTTCGGCAACCTGCAACGCAATCCTCAGGCTGTCCAGGCGATGTACCACGGCACCGAGGCGCCTGCCCATGGCTTGGCACGCACCCGTGAGTGGCAGTCGGCGGGCATCGAGGCGACCGAGCATGGTGTGCGCATGACGCTGCACCTGCCCCAGGCCGAAAGCGAGCTGCCGGGGTGGCCACACCCGATGCGGCTGACCTTGACCGTCGACCTGGCGCACGACTTGCGTCTGACCCTGACCAGCCACAACCTCGGCCAGGATGACGTCACCTTCAGCCAGGCACTGCACAGCTACCTGGCCGTCAGCGACGTGCGCCAGGTCCACGTCGAAGGCGTCGACGGGCTGGACTACGTGGAAACCTTGGCCGATTGGGAGACGCGTCGACAGCAAGGGGCATTGTCCTTCACTGGCGAAACCGACCGCATCTACCTCGAGGCGCCCGAGCACCTGGCGATCGTTGATTCGGCCTGGAAGCGTCGCCTCAGCCTGCACACCACAGGCTCACGCTCGGCAGTGATCTGGAACCCCTGGACCGAACGCGCACGCGCGCTGCCGGACATGGCCGACGAAGGCTGGCAAGGCATGCTGTGCATCGAGACGGCTAATGCCTGGGATGACACCGTGACGTTGGCGCCTGGTCAACAACACGCGTTGAGCGTGCGCTTCACCTGCGAAACGCTGTAG
- a CDS encoding MFS transporter, whose product MTSVPGSTEHPPRPLTRSDYKTLSLSALGGALEFYDFIIFVFFATVVGKLFFPPDMPEWLRLMQTFGIFAAGYLARPLGGIVMAHFGDLLGRKKMFTLSILMMALPTLVMGLLPTYAQIGLLAPVLLLLMRVVQGAAIGGEVPGAWVFVSEHVPARNTGYACGTLTAGLTAGILLGSLVATLINSLYTPVQVADYAWRIPFLLGGVFGLFSVYLRRWLHETPVFAEMQTRKALAAELPLRTVLRDHRAAVVLSMLLTWLLSAGIVVVILMTPALLQTFYHVSPTDALKANSLAIVLLSVGCIGTGWLCDRFGAGRVLVIGSLLLLASSWTFYHALAARPEWLFGLYAVTGLCVGTIGAVPFVMVKAFPAVVRFTGLSFSYNVAYALFGGLTPMAVTALLKFSPMAPAYYVAGLCGLGLSIGLYLMRRQR is encoded by the coding sequence ATGACTTCCGTGCCAGGCAGTACCGAACACCCTCCACGCCCGCTCACCCGCAGCGACTACAAGACCCTGTCACTGTCGGCCCTGGGCGGCGCCCTGGAGTTCTACGACTTCATCATCTTCGTGTTCTTCGCCACGGTGGTCGGCAAGCTGTTCTTCCCCCCGGACATGCCCGAGTGGCTGCGCCTGATGCAGACCTTCGGCATCTTCGCCGCCGGGTACCTGGCCCGGCCCCTGGGCGGCATCGTCATGGCGCACTTTGGCGACCTGCTCGGGCGCAAGAAGATGTTCACCCTGAGCATCCTGATGATGGCCTTGCCGACGCTGGTGATGGGCCTACTGCCCACCTATGCGCAGATCGGCCTGCTGGCACCGGTCCTGTTACTGCTGATGCGCGTGGTGCAAGGGGCGGCCATCGGGGGCGAAGTCCCCGGCGCCTGGGTGTTCGTCTCCGAGCACGTGCCGGCACGCAATACCGGCTACGCCTGCGGCACCCTGACCGCCGGCCTGACCGCCGGCATCCTGCTCGGCTCGCTGGTGGCGACCCTGATCAACAGCCTCTACACCCCGGTCCAGGTCGCCGACTATGCCTGGCGTATTCCGTTCCTGCTGGGCGGTGTGTTCGGCCTGTTCTCGGTCTACCTGCGCCGCTGGCTGCACGAAACCCCGGTGTTCGCCGAAATGCAGACACGCAAGGCGCTGGCCGCCGAGCTGCCGTTGCGCACCGTGCTGCGTGACCACCGTGCGGCGGTCGTGCTGTCGATGCTGCTGACCTGGCTGCTGTCGGCCGGCATCGTGGTGGTGATCCTGATGACGCCGGCGCTGCTGCAGACGTTCTATCACGTCAGCCCCACCGATGCGCTCAAGGCCAACAGCCTGGCCATCGTCTTGCTCAGCGTGGGTTGCATCGGCACCGGCTGGCTGTGCGACCGCTTCGGCGCCGGGCGCGTGCTGGTCATCGGCAGCCTGCTGCTGTTGGCCAGTTCCTGGACCTTCTATCATGCCCTGGCCGCGCGACCGGAATGGCTGTTCGGGCTGTACGCCGTGACCGGCCTGTGCGTCGGCACGATCGGCGCGGTGCCCTTCGTCATGGTCAAGGCGTTCCCGGCGGTGGTGCGCTTCACGGGCCTGTCGTTCTCCTACAACGTGGCCTACGCCCTCTTCGGCGGCCTGACGCCGATGGCGGTCACCGCGCTGCTCAAGTTCAGCCCGATGGCGCCCGCGTACTACGTGGCGGGCCTGTGCGGCCTGGGCCTGTCGATCGGGCTCTACCTGATGCGCCGCCAGCGCTGA